In the Danio rerio strain Tuebingen ecotype United States chromosome 8, GRCz12tu, whole genome shotgun sequence genome, one interval contains:
- the LOC101886147 gene encoding LOW QUALITY PROTEIN: NLR family CARD domain-containing protein 3 (The sequence of the model RefSeq protein was modified relative to this genomic sequence to represent the inferred CDS: deleted 1 base in 1 codon): MSSRRSREQDTRMDNRESPAPSCVSMKSHQSIDDVINFSSDLSLNDRESPAPSCVSIKSHQSIDDIIDFSSGDSTDPRKRNKNKEDERQSIFAFAQRKMNQADLSNTRQTKLGPVCLQQHKSRLGEKFQRLHEGIAYQGNLTLLNEIYTELFITKGNSGEVNKEHEVRQIEMSRWPDMQEIPIRCNDIFKASPGVFKSIRSVLTRGVAGIGKTVSVQKFILDWAEGKANQDVHLIFPLPFRELNLMKDEEISLMGLLHQFFSDIKELSTSFLYDYRVMFIFDGLDECRLPLNFQSNQSLSDVTHCASADVLLTNLIQGTLLPSALIWITSRPAAASQIPPECVDQLTEVRGFSDLQKEQYFRKKIQDQSLANRIIPYIKSSRSLHIMCHIPVFCWISATVLERLLSEAESAEIPRTLTQMFTHFLIVQTKLKSQKYDDNRKVDLQQVRKSICSLGKLAFEQLKVGNLIFYEEDLDKCGIDVREVLVYSGVCTQIFREESGLCLGKVYSFVHLSIQEFLAALFKFLSFVSDMKHESEITNLLKKEVDRALQSENGHMDLFLRFLLGLSLESSQNLLRGILTRTVNTSQSCLELAEYIKEKIRDDQFPEKSINLFHCLNELNDHSLEQEVQTYLKGSRANRLAEVSLSPAEWSALVFVLLNSEEEMNEFELSKYHQSEETLLRLMPVVKVCRKANLSGCFLTWKICSALADALRGLRVLNLSHNNLQDSGLKLLSAGLKNYTCKLETLELYNCSIGEEGFAALASALRSNPSHLRELDLSWNHPGVSGVKFLSDLLKDPQFNLKKLQMYRCNIGEEGFAFLASALRSNPSHIRELNLSSNKPGTSGVKLISVLLEDPQCKLHKLQLSDCGIEEEGCAALASALRSNPLHLKELNLSSNKLGDSGLKLLNDLLKDPHCTLVTLNFLPYLPSHTCKTKLSTRF; the protein is encoded by the exons AGAATCACCTGCACCCAGCTGTGTGTCCATGAAGAGTCATCAGTCAATAGATGATGTCATCAACTTCAGCTCTGACCTGAG TCTAAATGATAGAGAATCTCCTGCACCCAGCTGTGTGTCCATAAAGAGTCACCAGTCAATTGATGATATCATCGACTTCAGTTCTGGAGACTCTACTGACCCGAG aaaacGCAACAAGAACAAAGAAGATGAACGTCAGAGCATATTTGCATTTGCTCAGAGAAAGATGAACCAGGCAGATCTCTCCAACACACGACAGACAA AACTTGGCCCAGTGTGCCTGCAACAGCACAAATCCAGACTGGGAGAGAAATTCCAGAGACTACACGAAGGAATAGCCTATCAGGGGAATCTAACACTTCTGAACGAGATCTACACAGAGCTGTTCATCACAAAGGGAAACAGCGGAGAGGTCAATAAAGAGCATGAGGTGAGGCAGATTGAGATGTCCAGATGGCCAGACATGCAGGAAATACCAATTCGatgcaatgacatctttaaagcctCACCTGGAGTGTTCAAATCCATCAGAAGTGTTCTGACAAGAGGAGTCGCCGGCATCGGAAAAACGGtgtctgtgcagaagttcattctggactgggctGAGGGAAAGGCAAACCAGGACGTTCACCTTATATTCCCACTTCCTTTCAGGGAGTTGAATCTAATGAAGGACGAAGAGATCAGTCTAATGGGGCTTCTCCATCAATTTTTCTCAGATATAAAGGAACTCAGCACATCATTCCTTTATGATTACAGAGTTATGTTTATCTTTGATGGACTTGATGAATGTCGACTTCCTTTAAATTTCCAAAGCAATCAGAGCTTGTCTGATGTCACACACTGCGCTTCAGCGGATGTGCTGCTGACCAACCTCATCCAAGGGACGCTGCTTCCTTCAGCGCTAATATGGATTACCTCTCGACCGGCAGCAGCCAGTCAGATTCCTCCAGAGTGTGTTGATCAGCTCACAGAGGTACGTGGATTCAGCGATCTGCAAAAAGAACAATATTTCAGAAAGAAGATACAAGATCAGAGTCTAGCCAACAGAATCATCCCATACATCAAATCCTCGAGAAGCCTGCAcatcatgtgccacatcccagtcttctgctggatctcggCCACTGTTCTAGAGAGATTGTTGAGTGAAGCAGAGAGTGCGGAGATCCCCAGAACTCTCACTCAAATGTTCACACACTTCTTGATTGTTCAGACCAAACTGAAGAGCCAGAAGTATGACGATAATCGTAAGGTTGATCTTCAACAAGTCAGAAAGAGTATATGTTCACTGGGCAAACTGGCTTTTGAACAGCTGAAAGTCGGGAACCTCATCTTCTACGAGGAGGACCTG GACAAATGCGGCATTGATGTCAGAGAAGTATTGGTGTACTCTGGAGTTTGTACCCAGATCTTCAGAGAGGAGTCTGGACTGTGTCTGGGGAAGGTGTACAGCTTTGTGCATCTGAGCATTCAGGAGTTCCTTGCTGCTCTATTCAAGTTCCTCTCCTTTGTTTCAGACATGAAACACGAGTCTGAAATAACAAATCTTCTAAAGAAGGAAGTGGACAGGGCTTTGCAGAGTGAGAACGGACACATGGATCTATTTCTGCGCTTTCTTCTGGGCCTCTCACTGGAGTCCAGTCAGAATCTCCTGCGAGGTATACTGACACGGACAGTAAACACATCTCAGAGCTGTCTGGAACTAGCAGAGTACATCAAGGAGAAGATCAGAGACGACCAGTTTCCAGAGAAATCCATCAACCTGTTtcactgtctgaatgaactgaacgatCATTCTCTAGAGCAGGAAGTCCAAACGTACCTGAAAGGATCCCGTGCCAATCGTCTCGCTGAAGTTAGTCTCTCTCCTGCCGAGTGGTCGGCTTTGGTGTTTGTGTTACTGAACTCAGAAGAGGAGATGAACGAGTTTGAACTAAGTAAATACCATCAATCTGAAGAAACTCTTCTGAGGCTGATGCCAGTGGTCAAAGTTTGCAGAAAGGCCAA CCTGAGTGGCTGTTTTCTCACATGGAAGATCTGTTCAGCCCTGGCTGATGCTCTCAGAGGTTTGAGAGTGCTGAACTTGAGTCATAAtaacctgcaggattcaggactGAAGCTGCTCTCTGCTGGACTGAAAAACTATACCTGTAAACTCGAGACATTAGA GCTGTATAACTGCAGTATTGGAGAGGAAGGCTTTGCAGCActggcttcagctctgagatcaaaccCTTCACACTTGAGAGAACTGGACCTGAGCTGGAACCATCCTGGAGTCTCCGGAGTTAAGTTCCTCTCTGATCTGCTGAAGGATCCACAGTTTAACCTCAAGAAACTACA GATGTATAGATGCAATATTGGAGAGGAAGGATTTGCTTTCTtggcttcagctctgagatcaaaccCCTCACACATTAGAGAACTGAACCTGAGCTCCAATAAACCAGGAACTTCAGGAGTAAAGCTGATCTCTGTTCTGCTGGAGGATCCACAGTGTAAACTGCACAAACTACA GCTGTCTGATTGCGGTATCGAAGAGGAAGGTTGTGCCGCTCTGGCTTCAGCTCTGAGGTCGAACCCCTTGCATCTAAAAGAACTGAATCTGAGCTCTAATAAACTAGGAGACTCAGGATTGAAGCTGCTCAATGATCTACTGAAGGATCCACACTGTACACTGGTAACACTAAA